The Flavobacterium marginilacus genome window below encodes:
- a CDS encoding DNA gyrase/topoisomerase IV subunit A produces MKDEEDDNIIPNDDEDNFTENPIDDNQDGDQSIEVEARHFEGAHFYENQEEEGEDVITKVTGMYKDWFLDYASYVILERAVPAIEDGFKPVQRRIMHSLKELDDGRYNKVANVVGHTMQYHPHGDASIGDAMVQIGQKELLIDCQGNWGNILTGDGAAASRYIEARLSKFALEVLYSPKITDWGVSYDGRRAEPNNLPVKFPLLLAQGAEGIAVGLSTKVLPHNFNELIDASIKILKGKPFTLYPDFLTQGIADVSNYNDGMRGGRVRVRAKIGQLDKNTLVITQIPFSTNTTTLIDSILKANEKGKIKIKKIEDNTAAEVEILIHLFPGVSPDKTIDALFAFTACETSVAPLGCVIEDNKPLFIGVSEMLKISTHRTVDLLRQELEIQLEELKNKWHFSTLEKIFIREEMYIDFKLYGDRESLYKYLYDRFEPFKKSFVREINDEDLQRLTQIPMIRITRFDSDKADDFIAKLEDEMKEVEYNLEHLTDFAITYFTKLKEKYGKGKERQTELRSFDNIEATKVVLRNTKLYVNREEGFVGTSLKKDEYVADCSDIDDVILFMRDGKMMITKVDAKTFVGKDIIHVAIFDKSDKRTIYNMIYRDGKSGPSYIKRFNVSGVTRDKLYDLTNETKGSQTLYFSCNPNGEAEVITILLRQVGSIKKLKFDIDFASLAIKGRASKGNLVTKYPIKKIELKEKGISTLLPRKIWFDDTVQRLNVDARGELLGEFRPSDKILIISQGGKLKVVTPELSTHFDEDMIVLEKWIPKKPISAIYYDGEKERYFLKRFLVETENKEECFITEHANSRLEIVATDYRPVAELVFTKVKGVQKENMTVDIEAFIAVKGFKALGNQLTTDKLKQVNLLEPLPYEEPEEVVPEVIETEGIDDSEVQLDDDGQVTLF; encoded by the coding sequence ATGAAAGACGAAGAAGACGATAACATAATTCCAAATGACGACGAGGATAATTTCACCGAAAACCCGATTGATGACAATCAGGACGGAGATCAAAGTATTGAAGTAGAAGCCAGACATTTTGAAGGCGCACATTTTTACGAAAATCAGGAAGAAGAAGGCGAGGACGTGATTACGAAAGTGACCGGAATGTACAAAGACTGGTTCCTTGATTATGCTTCGTACGTAATTCTGGAGCGTGCCGTTCCTGCTATCGAAGACGGATTCAAACCAGTTCAGCGCCGTATTATGCACTCTTTGAAAGAGCTGGATGACGGCCGTTACAATAAAGTTGCCAACGTTGTTGGTCACACCATGCAGTATCATCCGCACGGAGATGCGAGTATTGGTGATGCGATGGTGCAGATTGGACAGAAGGAATTATTGATTGACTGCCAAGGAAACTGGGGAAATATTTTAACAGGTGACGGCGCTGCAGCTTCTCGTTATATCGAAGCACGTTTATCAAAATTTGCTTTGGAGGTTTTGTATTCGCCAAAAATCACTGATTGGGGTGTTTCTTATGATGGACGCCGTGCTGAACCGAACAATCTTCCAGTAAAGTTTCCACTGCTTTTGGCACAGGGAGCCGAAGGTATTGCGGTTGGTCTTTCGACTAAAGTACTGCCTCATAATTTTAATGAGCTGATAGATGCTTCAATCAAGATATTGAAAGGAAAACCATTTACGCTTTATCCGGATTTCCTGACTCAGGGTATCGCAGATGTGTCGAATTACAATGACGGAATGCGCGGAGGACGTGTTCGTGTTCGTGCTAAAATTGGCCAGCTTGACAAAAATACTTTGGTGATTACCCAAATTCCGTTTTCGACAAATACGACAACTTTGATTGACAGTATTTTGAAAGCCAATGAAAAAGGCAAAATCAAAATCAAGAAAATTGAAGATAATACAGCGGCTGAAGTAGAGATTTTGATTCATCTTTTTCCGGGCGTTTCTCCGGACAAAACTATCGATGCCTTATTTGCTTTTACGGCCTGTGAAACTTCGGTAGCTCCTTTGGGATGCGTAATCGAAGATAACAAACCGTTATTTATCGGAGTTTCGGAAATGCTGAAAATTTCAACGCATAGAACGGTTGATCTGCTTCGTCAGGAATTGGAAATCCAATTGGAGGAATTAAAAAACAAATGGCATTTCTCGACTTTGGAAAAAATCTTCATCCGTGAAGAAATGTATATTGACTTCAAATTGTATGGAGACAGAGAGTCTTTATATAAATATTTATACGACCGATTTGAGCCGTTCAAGAAATCATTTGTCAGAGAAATTAATGATGAAGATTTACAGCGTTTGACTCAGATTCCGATGATTCGTATTACTCGTTTCGACTCTGATAAAGCTGATGATTTTATAGCGAAGCTGGAAGACGAAATGAAAGAGGTTGAATATAATCTGGAACACCTTACTGACTTTGCTATTACATATTTCACCAAATTAAAGGAGAAATACGGAAAAGGAAAAGAACGTCAAACGGAGCTGCGCAGTTTTGATAATATCGAAGCGACAAAAGTGGTTTTGAGAAACACCAAATTGTACGTAAACAGAGAAGAAGGTTTCGTAGGGACCAGTCTAAAAAAAGACGAGTATGTTGCTGATTGTTCGGATATTGATGATGTGATTTTGTTTATGCGCGACGGAAAAATGATGATTACAAAAGTCGATGCCAAAACCTTTGTCGGGAAAGACATTATTCACGTTGCGATTTTTGACAAAAGTGACAAACGCACCATTTATAACATGATTTACCGTGACGGAAAATCAGGGCCATCATATATTAAACGATTCAATGTTTCCGGCGTGACCAGAGATAAATTGTACGATTTGACCAATGAAACTAAAGGATCACAAACCTTATATTTTTCATGTAATCCAAATGGTGAAGCGGAGGTAATTACCATTTTACTGCGCCAAGTTGGAAGTATTAAGAAACTGAAATTTGATATTGATTTTGCGTCTTTGGCAATTAAAGGACGCGCTTCTAAAGGGAATCTGGTTACGAAATATCCAATCAAGAAAATTGAGTTGAAGGAGAAAGGTATTTCGACTTTACTGCCAAGAAAAATCTGGTTTGACGATACTGTGCAGCGATTGAATGTTGATGCAAGGGGTGAACTGCTGGGGGAATTCAGGCCGAGTGATAAGATTTTGATTATTTCGCAAGGCGGAAAATTGAAAGTTGTAACGCCTGAATTGTCAACTCACTTTGATGAAGACATGATTGTTTTGGAAAAATGGATTCCGAAGAAACCAATTTCGGCAATTTATTATGACGGTGAAAAAGAGCGTTACTTTCTGAAACGTTTCTTGGTTGAAACCGAAAATAAAGAAGAATGTTTCATCACGGAACATGCTAATTCCAGACTGGAAATTGTAGCGACAGATTACCGCCCAGTAGCAGAATTAGTATTTACCAAAGTCAAAGGAGTGCAGAAAGAAAATATGACTGTGGATATCGAAGCTTTTATTGCTGTAAAAGGATTTAAGGCACTCGGAAACCAGCTGACGACAGATAAACTCAAACAGGTAAATTTATTAGAACCTTTGCCTTATGAAGAACCTGAAGAAGTTGTTCCTGAAGTAATTGAAACGGAAGGTATTGATGATTCGGAAGTGCAATTGGATGACGATGGACAGGTTACCTTATTTTAA
- a CDS encoding DUF262 domain-containing protein, with the protein MSKLEISTKVRRLSNYLSEFEAGMIQIPPFQRDFVWSNDKKKDLLDSLKNGFPIGSVLFWKPDSSVKNDLIDEEIQMIGGYYLVNTNSEFQYILDGFQRLSTLFGCFIDSKKTHLKRDEQIWKTNFDIYYDLKEDKFEYNRKSKNDLAFYQIPLYYFIDGENFFDFSSSLVSLGYSDEEKKLFINRYKNFGAKISSYDIPAIELIGGTIKEAVNIFSRLNSRGEIVSDDWKVSALSYNKQRNFRFGSEIDKLFENLTKYNFYTSKNDKKKKRNLVLQSVLSAFDEEKAYFDIAKTTEELEKLASEENFIDVSLNALSNFEKTVEFLFNNLLVLNSKFISSQYQLIFIINFFNKVKLPTETQINELKKWFWITSYSNYFTIYNLADIRLAYKKFNGFIQNENTTPIYIAPSIEFKTKGFPKLIDFGSARGTSLALFMVNYSINQDEILNGESINSKNIKGVVEYKLFKNEKATENLVYIVKRDNELNDLIKNSKDLSFLLNIQYKGQFKELFITDDMREAYNDLDDERVLELRLKCIVEAEEKFVREELRIEYIK; encoded by the coding sequence ATGAGCAAACTAGAAATAAGTACCAAAGTAAGGCGTTTGTCAAATTATTTAAGTGAATTTGAAGCGGGCATGATTCAGATACCTCCTTTTCAAAGAGATTTTGTTTGGAGTAATGATAAAAAAAAGGATTTATTAGATAGTTTAAAAAATGGATTTCCTATTGGTTCTGTTCTTTTTTGGAAACCTGATTCATCTGTTAAAAATGATTTAATAGATGAAGAAATTCAGATGATTGGTGGTTACTATTTAGTAAATACAAATTCAGAATTTCAATATATTCTTGACGGATTTCAACGTTTGTCAACTTTGTTTGGTTGTTTTATAGATTCAAAAAAAACTCATCTCAAAAGAGATGAACAAATTTGGAAAACAAATTTTGATATTTATTATGATTTAAAGGAAGATAAATTTGAGTATAATCGAAAATCAAAAAATGATTTGGCTTTTTATCAAATTCCATTGTATTATTTTATTGATGGTGAGAATTTTTTTGACTTTTCAAGCTCTCTTGTTTCATTAGGTTATTCAGACGAAGAAAAAAAACTTTTTATTAATAGATATAAAAATTTCGGAGCTAAAATTTCAAGTTATGACATTCCCGCAATTGAACTAATTGGAGGTACAATTAAAGAAGCTGTAAATATTTTTTCAAGATTAAATTCAAGAGGTGAAATTGTTTCAGATGATTGGAAAGTATCAGCATTGAGTTATAATAAGCAACGTAATTTTAGATTTGGGAGTGAAATAGATAAGCTTTTTGAAAATTTAACTAAATATAATTTTTATACTTCAAAAAATGATAAAAAGAAAAAAAGAAATTTGGTTTTACAAAGTGTTTTGAGTGCTTTTGATGAAGAAAAAGCTTATTTTGATATTGCTAAAACTACTGAAGAATTAGAGAAATTGGCTAGTGAGGAAAATTTTATAGACGTTTCTTTAAATGCATTGTCAAATTTTGAGAAAACTGTAGAATTTCTTTTTAATAATTTATTAGTATTGAATAGTAAATTTATTTCATCACAATATCAATTAATATTTATTATTAATTTTTTTAATAAAGTAAAATTACCTACTGAAACGCAAATAAATGAATTGAAGAAATGGTTTTGGATAACTTCTTATTCTAATTATTTTACGATTTATAATCTGGCAGATATAAGATTAGCATATAAAAAATTTAATGGTTTTATTCAAAATGAAAATACGACTCCTATATACATTGCTCCATCTATAGAGTTTAAAACAAAGGGATTTCCTAAGTTAATAGATTTTGGAAGCGCTAGAGGAACTTCTTTGGCTCTTTTTATGGTAAATTATTCAATAAATCAGGATGAAATTTTAAATGGAGAATCAATAAACTCGAAAAATATAAAAGGAGTTGTTGAGTATAAATTATTTAAAAATGAAAAGGCTACTGAGAATTTAGTTTATATTGTAAAAAGAGATAATGAATTAAATGATTTAATTAAAAACAGTAAAGATTTATCTTTTCTTTTAAACATTCAATATAAAGGACAATTTAAAGAATTATTCATAACAGATGATATGCGTGAAGCTTATAATGATTTGGATGATGAAAGAGTATTAGAATTGAGACTTAAATGTATTGTTGAAGCTGAGGAGAAATTTGTTAGAGAAGAATTAAGAATAGAATATATAAAATAA
- a CDS encoding AAA family ATPase — MINKISFKNYKLFKEKQTLELRPITILIGKNNSGKSAVAKLPTLIAGSLSGKFSQPFETKFEEVRIGLNPEDIFYNREITNDSLDFEISEDNRLIAKCSIIGDIHNNIRLRSLNYNSIEIDLKTTKAKGFVPEITKPVETINFDYVEAFRIKPEPNFQKNASEITKVGINGENSYSLYAKYYDEQNPIYKSLSNWYYENFENWRLEVGQISGSVISYEITLKNETNKPINIVNTGSGISQSFPLILRSFMEVEKPTLIIIEEPETHLHPAAHGNLAERFVDSYIEDNNRNYLIETHSENFILRLQSIIADPEIAFTSNDIKIYYVDFVKEEQCSKLVSLEISEDGEIEDWPDNVFNENLDEVYKLRRNQKKRQYNAN, encoded by the coding sequence ATGATAAATAAAATATCGTTTAAAAATTATAAGCTTTTTAAAGAAAAGCAAACACTAGAATTAAGACCGATTACTATTTTAATTGGTAAAAATAATAGTGGGAAGAGTGCTGTTGCAAAATTACCAACTTTAATTGCAGGAAGTTTAAGTGGTAAATTTTCTCAACCATTTGAAACTAAATTTGAGGAAGTTAGAATAGGTTTAAATCCAGAGGATATATTTTATAATAGAGAGATTACAAATGATTCGTTAGATTTTGAAATTTCAGAAGACAATAGATTAATTGCAAAATGTTCAATTATCGGAGATATTCACAACAATATTAGATTAAGGAGTTTAAATTATAATAGTATTGAGATAGATTTAAAGACTACTAAAGCTAAAGGTTTTGTTCCTGAAATTACAAAACCAGTAGAGACAATTAATTTTGATTATGTTGAAGCTTTTAGAATTAAACCGGAACCTAATTTTCAAAAGAACGCATCAGAAATTACTAAAGTTGGAATAAATGGCGAAAATTCATATTCTTTATATGCAAAATACTACGATGAACAAAATCCCATATATAAATCTTTAAGTAATTGGTATTATGAAAATTTTGAAAATTGGAGATTAGAAGTTGGTCAAATATCAGGATCAGTTATATCTTATGAAATTACATTAAAAAATGAAACAAATAAGCCAATCAATATTGTGAATACAGGCTCGGGAATAAGTCAGTCTTTTCCTTTAATTTTGAGATCTTTTATGGAGGTTGAAAAACCAACACTTATAATTATAGAAGAGCCAGAAACTCATTTGCATCCTGCGGCTCATGGTAATTTGGCTGAAAGATTTGTTGATTCGTATATAGAAGACAATAATAGAAATTATTTAATAGAGACACATTCTGAAAACTTTATTTTGAGGTTGCAAAGTATAATTGCTGATCCAGAAATAGCTTTTACATCTAATGATATTAAAATTTATTATGTTGATTTTGTGAAAGAAGAGCAATGCAGTAAGTTAGTTTCTTTAGAAATTTCTGAAGATGGTGAAATTGAAGATTGGCCGGATAATGTTTTTAACGAAAATTTGGATGAAGTTTATAAATTGAGAAGAAATCAAAAAAAGCGCCAATATAATGCAAATTAA
- a CDS encoding SNF2-related protein yields the protein MSNTYGKTWWGLQWLNTLSNIDYDNRLPRGKSYANKGSVTKITIKGNRIEAKVAGSRPKPYNVDITLPPFFDPELGNFISQLAQKPTIISKLLNRELDPEVLIIAENLGLKVFPKQWTDFKMQCSCPDWAVPCKHLAAVVYKVSAEIDNNPFLVFELHQVNLIEELNKLGIFVNAPTSEIPKITDLYFDSKKKKTSDYNPDNAYKKLSFSKLSPIHEPLTALLADFPAFYQGAGNFKEKYSSKIARTVKAAQKVVQGKIALENLFLKASLQEQKINSHSQNKITIDETYQSKVFVNETQFSFLHFLQQIAQIHSSKTLDYQPSTASLHTILHFSVHLLANGAVVPQIVQLQNKEFSIRWLPAMLSKDVRDLVQKLEDILPPDIFLWEEKKGKKVINKNQAFNLLSLFLTEVIHILEDVPNQDLFLNLFFRNEIYGFKKPGEEALSGGISAWTQKYFIAQGNYKPQIVVSELSDDFLITLNIKDKQQQPNEAPYGLYDILNLKKFDKNRYEILQSLTQLSSFIIGLDGYINSKGAEKMVMSNAVFTPFLMEMIPAIQLLDIDILLPKSLQDILKPKASLKIKRKPEGKSFITLGKLFDFDWQVAIGDTLMSEEEFHKLLKKSDGLLKYKSKYIYVNQNELEKLHKHFSSTKEFSAFEMLRAALSGEYQGATVGLTDDVRDLIAELTNFSEIELPKGINAQLRPYQHRGYSWMYRNAKIGFGSVLADDMGLGKTLQVITTLLKYKEDGLLEKEKALVVAPTGLLTNWETEIAKFAPSLKTKIYHGATRKFDKKDDFDVLISSYGIVRSDAKELKKKKWHSLVIDEAQNIKNTNTEQTKAIKTIGANHFIAMSGTPVENRLSELWSIMDYSNRGFLGNIKEFNETYGNPIQQFNDVAVAENLKKVTAPFMMRRLKSDKSIISDLPDKIEMDCYSTLANEQASLYEKTLQKAMEDIDSLDLSDDKALFVRQGLVLQMILALKQICNHPTQYLKNNILDASLSGKMELLFNKLDSIVESGEKVLIFTQFTEMGNLIKHFITERYQEEPLFYHGGCNLKQRTAMVDGFQNNRADKVFILSLKAAGTGLNLTAANHVIHFDLWWNPAVEAQATDRAYRIGQKSNVMVHRFITKNTFEEKINDMIQAKKALAEMTVSTGENWIGNLSNKELKELFTVS from the coding sequence ATGTCCAATACATATGGAAAAACTTGGTGGGGACTGCAATGGCTCAACACTTTATCGAATATAGATTATGATAATCGTTTGCCAAGAGGAAAAAGTTATGCCAATAAAGGCTCTGTAACCAAAATTACCATCAAAGGCAATAGAATAGAAGCCAAAGTTGCAGGTAGCAGGCCTAAACCGTATAATGTTGACATTACTTTGCCGCCTTTTTTCGACCCCGAATTAGGGAATTTTATTAGTCAGTTAGCCCAAAAACCAACTATAATTTCTAAATTGCTAAACCGAGAACTCGATCCCGAGGTATTAATTATTGCCGAGAATTTAGGTTTGAAAGTTTTTCCGAAACAGTGGACTGATTTCAAGATGCAATGTTCCTGTCCCGACTGGGCGGTGCCCTGCAAGCACTTGGCTGCCGTGGTCTATAAAGTGAGTGCCGAAATTGATAATAACCCATTTTTGGTATTTGAGCTGCACCAAGTGAATTTGATTGAAGAATTGAATAAGCTGGGGATTTTTGTAAATGCCCCCACTTCTGAAATTCCGAAGATTACCGATTTGTACTTTGATTCCAAAAAGAAAAAAACGTCAGATTACAATCCTGACAATGCGTACAAGAAATTATCTTTTTCCAAGTTATCGCCTATACATGAACCCTTAACCGCTTTATTGGCTGATTTTCCTGCTTTTTATCAAGGTGCTGGAAATTTTAAGGAAAAATACAGTTCCAAAATTGCCAGAACGGTAAAAGCAGCCCAGAAGGTGGTTCAGGGCAAAATAGCATTGGAGAATTTGTTTCTAAAGGCAAGTCTTCAGGAACAAAAAATAAATTCACACAGCCAGAATAAAATTACGATAGACGAAACTTATCAATCCAAGGTTTTTGTGAACGAAACCCAGTTTTCGTTTCTTCATTTTCTGCAGCAAATAGCCCAAATTCATTCTTCTAAAACCCTAGACTATCAGCCTTCGACGGCTTCCCTGCATACGATTTTACATTTTTCTGTGCATCTTTTGGCCAATGGTGCGGTGGTGCCTCAAATCGTACAATTGCAAAATAAGGAGTTTTCCATACGCTGGCTGCCTGCAATGCTGAGTAAGGATGTTCGGGATTTGGTTCAAAAATTAGAAGATATTTTACCACCGGACATTTTTCTTTGGGAAGAAAAAAAAGGAAAGAAAGTGATAAATAAGAATCAGGCATTCAATTTGCTTTCGTTGTTTTTGACTGAAGTTATACATATTCTGGAAGATGTTCCAAATCAGGATTTGTTTCTGAATCTGTTCTTCAGAAATGAAATTTACGGATTCAAAAAACCAGGGGAAGAAGCTTTGAGTGGCGGTATTTCAGCTTGGACACAAAAATATTTTATTGCCCAAGGCAATTATAAACCCCAGATTGTGGTTAGTGAACTATCAGATGATTTTTTGATTACACTAAACATAAAGGATAAGCAGCAACAACCTAATGAAGCACCTTATGGTTTATATGATATTTTAAATTTAAAAAAATTTGATAAAAACCGCTACGAAATTCTACAAAGTCTGACTCAATTAAGCTCCTTTATTATTGGTTTAGATGGATATATAAACAGTAAGGGTGCTGAAAAAATGGTTATGAGCAATGCAGTTTTTACGCCTTTTTTGATGGAAATGATTCCTGCCATTCAGCTTTTGGATATTGATATTTTGCTTCCAAAATCATTGCAGGATATTTTAAAACCCAAAGCGAGTCTTAAAATCAAACGAAAACCCGAAGGTAAATCCTTTATTACACTCGGAAAATTATTCGATTTTGACTGGCAAGTGGCTATTGGCGATACTTTGATGAGCGAAGAAGAATTTCATAAATTACTCAAAAAATCAGATGGATTACTCAAATACAAATCCAAGTATATTTATGTCAATCAAAATGAATTAGAAAAGCTGCACAAGCATTTTTCGTCCACCAAAGAATTTTCGGCTTTCGAAATGTTGCGAGCCGCTTTGAGCGGAGAATATCAAGGTGCAACAGTTGGTTTGACGGATGACGTTCGGGATTTGATTGCTGAACTTACAAATTTCTCCGAAATTGAATTGCCAAAAGGCATCAACGCCCAGTTGCGACCTTACCAGCATCGTGGTTATTCATGGATGTACCGTAATGCTAAAATTGGTTTTGGTTCTGTTCTTGCCGATGATATGGGATTAGGGAAAACCCTGCAGGTGATTACCACCTTACTGAAATACAAGGAAGATGGATTACTTGAAAAAGAAAAAGCCTTGGTCGTTGCACCAACAGGACTTTTGACCAATTGGGAAACCGAAATAGCCAAATTTGCCCCAAGTCTAAAAACCAAAATCTACCATGGTGCCACTAGAAAATTTGATAAAAAGGATGATTTTGATGTTTTGATTTCTTCTTACGGAATCGTGCGCAGTGATGCCAAGGAATTAAAAAAGAAAAAATGGCATTCGCTGGTAATAGATGAAGCACAAAATATAAAAAACACCAATACCGAGCAAACAAAAGCGATTAAAACCATTGGTGCCAACCATTTTATAGCAATGAGCGGAACACCGGTCGAGAACCGTTTGAGTGAGTTGTGGAGTATTATGGATTATAGCAATCGAGGTTTTTTGGGCAATATCAAAGAGTTTAACGAAACCTACGGAAACCCGATTCAGCAGTTTAATGACGTGGCTGTTGCCGAAAACTTGAAGAAAGTGACCGCTCCTTTTATGATGCGTCGGTTAAAATCGGATAAATCAATTATTTCTGATTTGCCTGACAAAATCGAAATGGATTGTTATTCGACTCTAGCCAATGAACAAGCCAGTTTGTATGAAAAGACATTGCAAAAAGCTATGGAGGATATAGATAGTCTCGATCTTAGTGATGACAAGGCTCTTTTTGTCCGACAAGGATTGGTGCTCCAGATGATTTTGGCACTCAAACAAATATGCAACCATCCCACACAATATTTAAAAAACAATATTCTCGATGCTTCGTTAAGCGGCAAAATGGAATTGTTGTTTAACAAACTTGACAGTATTGTTGAAAGTGGCGAAAAAGTATTGATTTTTACTCAATTCACCGAAATGGGTAATTTGATAAAACATTTTATAACCGAAAGATACCAAGAAGAACCATTGTTTTATCATGGTGGCTGTAACCTGAAACAGCGTACAGCAATGGTAGACGGTTTTCAAAACAATCGCGCCGACAAAGTATTTATTCTGTCATTGAAAGCGGCAGGAACAGGTTTAAATCTTACTGCCGCCAATCACGTCATTCATTTTGACCTATGGTGGAATCCTGCGGTAGAAGCCCAAGCCACAGACCGTGCTTACAGAATTGGACAAAAAAGCAACGTGATGGTGCATCGTTTTATTACCAAAAATACTTTCGAAGAAAAAATAAACGATATGATTCAAGCCAAAAAAGCACTTGCCGAAATGACGGTTTCTACTGGTGAAAACTGGATTGGTAATTTGAGTAATAAAGAATTAAAGGAGTTGTTTACGGTTTCTTAA
- a CDS encoding UvrD-helicase domain-containing protein has translation MSLETLNDRQIEAVKAEEKRILVLAGAGSGKTKTLLQKIKYLITEKKVQPSEILAITFTKNAANEMIDRLIIEADQSGEYERIIFDKKLQFDEKNRQRLIYIKKYKWIENLTIRTFHSLCYKIMQNYGVKEFDNKFKIISEDKKKDDDPMLVFSAPETSFEVFHKLLIRQCENTKYLLKLKKYLLDYVVDKIHTEKFQNLNLYPDGKIYTTLRGEKVRSKSEQYIADWLFRHSIVYQYEPQINIKDFDFKPDFYIEDANIYLEHISNKSFPFKNKAEQFAKGNILCVKTYEKMTEDSALFNHVLDKIIKGRLSENYKSELILSYQEEFGRYQEEVKDFVFQAIRICDMLKVEGSNWDDIYAKSQADPHERIRIFYSIAMPLVKEFLGYCTNKSYLDFNDLISRTVSLFNNNKDILQKFQTQYQYLLVDEFQDVNNLQVEIIKLLLTEKTQLFCVGDDWQSIYGFRGSNVDCILNFDQNFESAKTIKLNLNYRSTQSIVGASNEVIKHNKFKIEKEIFASKISSFKIMEYEGNNQDENVAFCVEKVRQLLNEGFKNDDILFLYRRSKMYQPYYFALRNEDLKVQGKTIHGAKGLEAKVVFIIGLTDGYGGFPDIWLEDRIFQVIKPANHDSLMEEERRLFYVAITRAKDQLYLITEKGNASRFLKEIPDEFKETVAAESYGNKDTFSICKKCQKQVENMFVFCPFCGKKKV, from the coding sequence ATGTCTCTCGAAACCCTCAACGACCGCCAAATTGAAGCTGTAAAAGCAGAAGAAAAACGCATCTTGGTTTTGGCAGGCGCTGGTTCGGGAAAAACCAAAACTTTACTACAGAAAATAAAGTATTTAATTACTGAAAAAAAAGTACAGCCCTCCGAAATTTTGGCCATTACTTTTACCAAGAATGCGGCCAACGAAATGATAGACCGCTTGATTATTGAAGCGGATCAATCTGGAGAGTATGAGCGGATAATCTTTGATAAGAAATTGCAATTTGACGAGAAAAACCGTCAGCGGCTTATTTATATCAAAAAGTACAAATGGATTGAAAATCTAACCATTCGGACCTTTCATAGTTTGTGTTATAAAATTATGCAAAATTATGGGGTAAAGGAATTTGATAATAAATTCAAAATTATATCCGAAGACAAGAAAAAGGACGATGATCCAATGCTGGTTTTTTCCGCTCCAGAAACCAGTTTCGAAGTTTTTCATAAACTGCTCATCAGGCAATGTGAAAACACCAAATACCTTTTGAAACTCAAAAAATATCTGTTGGATTATGTGGTTGATAAAATCCATACCGAAAAGTTCCAAAACCTTAATTTGTACCCAGACGGAAAAATATATACGACGCTTCGAGGCGAAAAGGTGCGTTCAAAATCAGAGCAATATATAGCCGATTGGCTTTTTAGACATAGCATTGTTTATCAATACGAACCACAAATTAATATAAAAGATTTCGATTTTAAACCTGATTTTTATATTGAAGATGCCAATATTTATTTGGAACACATTTCCAATAAAAGCTTTCCGTTCAAAAACAAAGCCGAACAGTTTGCTAAAGGCAATATTCTATGTGTAAAAACTTATGAGAAGATGACGGAGGATTCGGCTCTTTTCAATCACGTTTTAGACAAAATTATAAAAGGACGTTTGTCCGAAAATTATAAGAGTGAATTGATTTTGTCTTATCAGGAAGAGTTTGGACGTTATCAGGAAGAGGTTAAAGATTTTGTTTTTCAAGCCATTCGCATTTGTGATATGCTCAAAGTTGAGGGCAGTAATTGGGACGATATCTATGCCAAATCACAAGCCGATCCTCACGAAAGGATCCGGATTTTTTATAGCATTGCCATGCCTTTGGTTAAAGAATTTTTGGGTTATTGCACTAATAAATCGTATCTGGATTTTAACGATTTAATCAGTCGAACGGTTTCGTTATTCAACAACAACAAGGATATACTTCAAAAATTTCAAACACAATATCAGTATTTGCTGGTCGATGAGTTTCAGGATGTCAATAATCTTCAGGTTGAAATTATAAAGCTGTTGCTGACAGAGAAAACGCAGCTTTTTTGTGTAGGCGATGACTGGCAGAGTATTTATGGATTTCGGGGGTCGAATGTAGATTGTATTTTGAACTTTGATCAAAATTTTGAAAGTGCTAAAACTATCAAATTAAATCTGAATTACCGCAGTACGCAAAGTATTGTTGGAGCAAGTAACGAAGTCATCAAACACAATAAATTTAAGATAGAAAAAGAAATTTTTGCTTCCAAGATTTCCAGTTTTAAAATAATGGAATACGAAGGGAATAATCAAGATGAAAATGTGGCTTTTTGTGTTGAAAAAGTACGTCAATTATTGAATGAAGGATTCAAAAATGATGATATTTTGTTTTTGTACCGCCGTAGCAAAATGTATCAGCCCTATTATTTCGCTTTACGAAACGAAGATTTAAAAGTGCAGGGAAAAACCATTCATGGGGCAAAAGGCTTGGAAGCAAAAGTGGTTTTTATAATCGGTTTGACGGACGGTTACGGAGGATTTCCTGATATTTGGCTGGAAGACCGTATTTTTCAAGTTATAAAACCCGCCAATCACGATAGCTTGATGGAAGAAGAGCGCAGGCTGTTTTACGTAGCGATAACCCGAGCCAAAGATCAACTGTATCTGATTACCGAAAAAGGAAATGCTTCCCGTTTTTTAAAAGAAATACCAGACGAGTTCAAAGAAACAGTTGCGGCAGAATCCTATGGAAATAAAGATACATTTAGCATTTGCAAAAAATGCCAAAAACAGGTAGAAAATATGTTTGTTTTTTGTCCTTTTTGCGGGAAGAAGAAAGTATAG